The following is a genomic window from Candidatus Bathyarchaeia archaeon.
ACAGGTTAGGGAGGGCGATAGGATTAAGCAGGCATATGACATTTATGTTGGCGGAAGCTTAGGCAATAATCCATCGCTCGGTAAACTAATAGCCGAGAGAGTCCCAGCCGAAAAAACGAAGTTCATGGTTGCTTCATTTATAGCCAATTATCTGGAGCGGAGAAAGCCAGGCGAGGACATAAGTGGATTTTGTAGGAGACATAGAATAGATGAGCTAAAAGCATTCCTTCTTTCAAAAACATGGAGTTGAGTACATTGAGTAGTGATAGATTTAAGGTTGAAAAAGCTGGTGAAGGACTATACAGGCTGGATGTACGCGGGTTAGTCTGCCCATACCCGCAGCTTCTAGTTATGAAAGCTCTTAGCGGCCTATCGCAAAACGATATTTTAGAGGTAATCCTTGATAATCCACCATCAGTAAGGGATATACCGCCAATACTTGAGGGAAAAGGCTACAGCGTCAATGTAATAAGATTAAATAGCGCAACATGGAAGATAATTATTCAAATGCGAAAATAACTTTAATGCGTGAGCTGGAAGTCAAATAATAAACCCGCCTACCGAGACCTAAACCTGAACCCAACTTGTACATAATTTATTTGCCAGTAAAAATGGACTTAAATCCCACCCCCCGCACCAGCAGCCAGTTTTCAACCCTGTTTTTGAAAAGCAGCTTAAAACGGGCTTCTCTACGAGCATATAAAGGTTTGTGTTCCTTGTAGGACTGTCCCAGTAGGATGCGCTCCAGAAAATCCGTTTATACCCACGCCTGCCTGCTTAGCCTTCAGGAGCTCGTAGATATCTCGCCTGAGGGTTGCCGAATGTTCCTCTTAACGTTAACGCGAGAGCCTTTCGATTAGCTTTCTTATTCCATCCCATTTGTTTGCTCAGAACCGAGCTTGCTTCATCTACAATGATTACTCCTTAACCCCATTGGCGATCTTATTATCCTTAAATATTATCAGAACGTTAACACTAAGCATTTTTGAGAAATGCGCTACAGGTTATATGTTCTCATGGGGTATGGTTGCTATGAGGATAGCCATAGTGTACTATTCTAGGACTGGGTATACGGAGCGCGTCGTTGGTGAGCTGGGGCTATGTCTAAAGAGTGAGGGTTTTACGGTTGACGTCTATAGGACCCTTCCCATAAGAGAATATTCTAAGCCCTTGCACTTAAACCCTAGGCTTATATACGATACTCTCATTAGAGGGGGGACAGACATCAGGTTTGAGCCCAGCGAGCCAAGGCTGAGTGGTTACAGCGCCGTTATCGTTGCATCACCCATATGGATAGGCACGCTCACGCCGCCAATACAAGAATTTCTAAGAAGATATGCTATAATAAGACCCGTGATCATCATCACAAGCATTCAAAGCACGAAGACCGAGAAGATCGAAAGGATCGTTGAAAGGCTCTGCAGAGCTAAGCCCCTACTATGCGTAAATATTAAAGACGCCACGATCAAAGATCCAGTCAAGCTTAAAGAACTAATTAAAGACATTGCTAAGAGACTTAAAGCCACAATGGAGAAAAGCGGTATTTATTAGTAGAGTTGGGTGAGGATGAATCTTGGAGGTTGTATTTAGTCGGCATATTTTGGATAAGATTGCTAATGAGCTTTCGAGGGTTGGGGTGACAAGAGATTTAATTGAGAACATTGTTAGGAGCCCTGATGAGATTCTCTATGATACGGCTACCAACCGGTACATTGCTGTAAGGTTTGATCAGAAGACAGCTGTAATATATGAGAGGAGAGATCAACAAGTATTTATTGTAACCGCAATATATAGTAGTGGGATTGAGAATACTGTTCGTAGGAGGAAGAGGTCTGGGAGATGGATCTAGCCATAAAATATGATTCCGATGTAGATGTCCTAGTGCTTAAGATTAGGGATGGAACCCTGGCCAACGAGGAGCTTCTCGACAACGATATTATTCTAGGCTATGATAAGGATGGAAAACTCCTTTATGTTGAGGTGATGGACGCGTCTAAAAAAGGGCTAATAAACACCCTACTCGACTTAGCAAAAAACAGAAAAGAAGCAGCAAAACTAATCCTCTCAAAAATAACCTGAAAATACCGGTAAATGAAAAGCAACTATAAACGGACCTCTCTAATGGTATATAAAGGTTTGGGTTTTGGGTTCAAGATAGGCGTTTATCCCTATACCGCCTGCTTAGTCTCCTGCTGGTTCTCCGATAGGTTGGCGGAATCCTTCTAACAGCGACGACGTTTTATATGAGAAGTCTAAAGGGATTGTTCCAACCTTGTGCACTTATAGGATTGAATTGTTTATGTAGATGTAACCTTAACCAATAGGCTTAGGAAAAACGGAGGATGAATTTATGTCGGGCAAATTTTTAGTTTAAAGTTTGCGGTTAGACGCTGCTATATGAGCCTGCTCTCTACTTTATTTATGGTGAGGGGGATGGTTAAATGCTTTTATAATAGTTGCGTTAACAGTGTGATGCAAAGCGCAAAGCGCATTACTAAGTAAGTTGCGTGGAGGGAGATGGATTATCGCTTCCGTGATTTTTTATGTCTCTCCGGAAGGGCGGGATGAGTGGTCTGGGAAGCTACCTGAACCTAATGAAGATAGGACGGATGGACCTTTCGCGACGATCACCCGCGCGAAAGCGGCTGTCCGCGAATCTAAGAAGAGCGGGGAACTGAAAGGCCCTGTGGTAGTTAAGATCCGTGGAGGGGTTTACTGGCTGGATGAGCCGATAATGTTCGCCCCGGAAGATTCGGGGACTGAGGAGAATCCAGTTATATATCAAGCCTATGAGGGCGAGGTTCCGGTTATAAGCGGCGGCTACCCTGTAAGCGGTTGGCGAATAGAGAGGTTGAGCAGCGGTTTAACGGCGTGGGTTGCGGAGATCCCTGAGGTTAAGGAGGGAGGATGGTATTTTAAGCAGTTGTTCGTTAATGATGAGCGTAGATTCCGTCCACGTTTACCTGAAAGCGGATTCTTCTGGATAGAAGATGTTCCCGGAAAAAAGCCTGAGGATCTTTCACTTTTTGATGGTGCGAGCGTTTTCAAGTGCGCTTCCGGAGACATTAGACAGTGGAGAAACATTAATGATGTTGAAGTCATTATCCTTCATTACTGGATAGAGGAAAGGATACCAATCAAATCTTTCGATGAGAAGAGCAATATTGTTGAGCTTTCTATGAAAACAGTATTTGCTTTAAGAGACGACTTTAAGTCTAGATTTGCGAGATATTACGTGGAGAACGTCTTTGAGGCGTTGAGAAAGCCCGGCGAATGGTATCTTGACCGTGCGTCCGGAAAACTCTACTATATACCCTTGCCCGGAGAGGATGCCGGCTCCTCAAGAGTAGTGGCTCCAAGGCTCAGCCATCTGGTTAAAATGGTCGGCAGGCCTGAAAGAGGACAATATGTGGAACATGTAATATTTAAGGGTCTAGTTTTCCGGCACACAGAATGGCATTATTCGCTTTCCCCTCAAGCGGCTCAGAGCGTGCCTGGAGCAATTTGTCTGGAGGGCGCCCGCTTCATCACGATAGATGGATGCAGGATAGAGCATGTTGGGGGCTATGGGATAGAGGTTGGGCGTGGATGCAGCAGAATCTTCATTACGAATAATATATTTTTAGATTTAGGCGCTGGGGGAATAAAGATTGGTGAACCGAGTATCCCCGCACAAACCTATGATGAAACAGGATATAACGTCGTTTTCAATAACCGCATCGCTAAGGGTGGACGCGTCTTCCACAGCGCTGTCGGCGTATGGGTTGGTCAGAGCGGACATAATGAGATTACACATAACACCATTCACGACTTTTATTATACTGGTATATCTGTGGGCTGGACCTGGGGCTATGGCCCCACAAACGCGAGATGCAACATAGTGGAGCGCAACCACATTTACGATATTGGTCACGGGTTGCTCAGCGATATGGGGGGCATATACACTTTAGGCGTGCAGCCGGGGACGACTATACGCTTCAACTTGATTCATGATGTTGAAGCATATGGTTACGGTGGCTGGGGAATATATCTGGATGAAGGAAGCTCCCACATATCGGTGGAAAACAATATTGTTTATAACGCTATGAGCGGCGGTTTCCATCAGCATTATGGTCGGGAAAATATAATTCGGAATAACATATTTGTTTTAGGCAGAGAAGGCCAGATAATTTTCAGTAGAGGCGAAGAGCCTCCATACATAGCCTTTACCTTCGAGAGAAACATCGTTTTATCCAATGGATCACCGATCTTCGTCGGAGGCTATGCGGAAGAGTTCTCGAAGCGTAATTTTAGGAGCAATCTGAACTTGTTCTACGATGTTTCAGGAGGGCAAATAATGTTTGTGGAATCCAATAAGGGAAGAAGATATGGCCTAGAGGAGTGGAGGAATTTCGGATACGACACTTATTCTATTGTGGCCGACCCAAAATTCAAGGACGTTGAAAAACATGACTTCACATTAAAGGAGGATAGCCCGGCCTTTAAAGTAGGATTCAAACCAATAAATCTGGAGGATGTGGGCGCGCGCCAGCATTTAAATGCTTCAAAAAGATATTAATGATAGTTTTTAGGGGAGAGAAGTATTACTGGCGATAAGTTTTTCGGCAATATTCATCTAGCAGCCTTGGCACCTCAGTATCGTTTTTAATCGCCCTTATCGCCTCTGCTAGCCTCTCAACCATCCTTTCGACGAGCAACCTGCCTTTCTCCTTTGTGGCGTATCTTGGGTCGCCAACATATAGATCGACTGCGTAGGCTTGCCAGTCAAAGGCTGTCTCAACCCCTTTAGGCAGCCCAGTTTTTCCGAGTTTAGCCTCCCTCTTTACATTATCCATTTTAATGTGGTCTCCGAAAAGGTAAAGCCCGACGCTCGTCTCTATTTCACAGGCATGGCCGTATTTTCTCCCCTCACTCAGCTCGCTGGCTAAATCGTCATATGCTTCCCAAGGCGCAATAACCGCGTAAACCACATAATCCTTTTTCTTAGCTTGGCTATCTCTAAGGAAAACTCTCAGAAGCGAAGCGTTTCCGCCATGTCCATTAACGATCAGGATCTTCTTGAAGCCGTTTCTCGCAACCTCATCACATATTTCTTCCAGAATGGTTAGCAGGGTTTTAGCCGTCAAAGAAATTGTTCCCGGAAAATGCCTGTTCTCCAGAACGTAGGCATAATATAACGGCGGCAAAACTACAGCCTCCTCTTTCTCAGCCGCCCTCCTGGATATCTCGAAGGCGGAGATTGAATCTGTCCCTAAAGGCATGTGTGGGCCGTGAACTTCAATTGAACCAATGGGCAATATTGCGATTAGACCTCTCTCAGCAGCCTCCTTCACGTCTAAACTTGTCATGTGTTCAAGCAGCATTTAAACATCACCTCTTTTCAACAATTAATTCAATAATTAAACGTAGGCTGGCATTATAAGGTTATGTGCATCTGAAAGCCGTAAAATCTATGGTTGCCTTTCAACTCTTATTTTCATTCCGCTCCTCACTCTACTGAAGACCTCAACATTATCTGCAATCTGACCAACTAAGTTCACCGGAGTGTGGGGACGCATGTCTCCGAAGAATATGCAGAACGCTTTTCCAAGCGGCCAGTAGGCTAAATCCCCCTTCTTCACAGTTTCCCTCGGCTTCTCAACCCCGATTTTTAGCGGGATCTCAAGGTATATCTCGTTCTGCCATACCGCAGCCCGCCCCTCTAATGGTAGAAGCCTAACAACCGCGTCGACAGTTCTAGGTGAGAGGAAGCGAATCAGAGCCGCCCTAGACTCGCCAAGCCCTTCAACGATTATTTTTATCGGTATTCTGGAAATTTCCATCTAAGCGTCTCCCAAACCTCAATTAATTATCAGTAAACCTTCTAAAATTAACTTTCCTTTCGCAAAGCCACATTTTGAGAAAAGCTTTTAAGGAGGCGTATCCTGCCAGGTGAAGTGTACAACTTTCCAGTTAGTGTTGTCGTCGAAGGTTACTAGGTAATTTTTAACCCAAGTATTTACATGTATCTGTATTTTTGCTGGTTGAGCCGATGTGCCCTTCTGTATTTCCTTCCATAATTCAACTGTTAGAGTGATGGGGCCGTAGGCTACACTGAACGATATTTTTATTCCAAACACCTCTACGGTTTTCTCACCATCACCTAAGGGGCACTCTACATCCGGCGTACCACGCACGTACCAAGCGATGTTGCCTACCGGGTTGCCGCCGCATAGCGAGCATTGTATCATGTCGCCCAAATCGCGGCCTCCGAAGCTTATCGGCGTAACTATCTCCTCATATTGCCACATGCTTCCAACAATCCACTTCCACCTCTCATACCTATACCTCACCCATACCATGGCCCACCTCTTCTCACCATTAGAGACCCACGGCGTGCCAGTGGTATCCTCGGCCATGGTTATTTTGTCTCCTAGGCTCTGCCAGTCTGTTATTGGCTGATAGGTCCAGTCCAGAACCCTCCTCTTCTGCGTATAATACAGGTAGTTTCCATAGTAGATGTAGAAGCGGACTGAGATTCCCTCTATCGAGTGCAGCTGAACTGCCGGCATACGATAATATCTTTCAACAACCTCCTCAATAGTCCCATAGGATGGTAGGATCGGCCCAGACCCAGCGCCATAAGCGCTCTGATACTCTGCTGGTAGGGGCTCCATGGCGAGCTTAGCGGCCACTTCAGTTAGGGGCTTTTTAGGCTCAAACCTCACGAGGCTGGCGCCAGTCCACAGCCTCCCACCACTCCAAGCATACATGAAAACGGCATACTCATAGTTAAGGTAGATGAATCTAGGCTCGGCTTCAATCTCATCCCAACCCCACCTTAGAGGGATTCTGGATATCTTGAAGGAAATCTTGGTTGAGCCCCCGCAATAAATTATTTCGCTATGCTCCTTGCCATTCTCCGGCCTTGGACGGGACTGATGCGTGAAGTTATGTATGAATATTACTGCGCTCTCATATATGAATGGTTTGCCCTCATACTCAGGAACAACATTAATTTTCACGATGCCGGGCTGGCCGCCGCGGAGATACTCTAGAAAACAGCTCCAGAGAACATCAAAGCTCACATCGGTGAGAAGACCATACTCCCTTGCAAGGACAACGTAAGGAGACAACAGCAAAATAAGCACCAGAATCAGAGCTAAAATGGACGTAAAGGAAAGGCTCTTCCCCCCAACCCCCATCAACCTTCACCTTACATATAGTTCTTGCAAGTGAAATGATATAAGTTTTATCATTCATAAATAATGTATGAGCAAGCGAGATAGAGGTTATTTCTAAGTTTTCCAGCGAAACTTTTTCTCAACGCTAGTGAAAAGATGGAGTTTAACCAATATGCTACACTACATTAGGAGACTGAACAAAAAAGCAGGTATGAAAGCGGCTCTGTCCCTTAAACAGTTTTGTCTGAGAACTCAATGTAGCCCCATGTGGAGGGCACATGGCATGAGACTACGCCGGCTGGAGCCCAAATGTAGTGGTCTACTTCCTTCTTTCGCCAATCTCTAAACTCTTGACAGTAGAAGTTGATTCTCCATACGTCGCCCGGCTTAGGGGGAAGAGAACCCCTAGTTAAGTCTCTCATGCCCGCCCATGGAAGCGCAACTTCAACCGACCAGCCTCTATCAACGTCCTCGTGAAAGTTTAAAGTCCCATAAATTTGTACAGCATGCTTTATTCCAACCAGATCCCAGCTAAAGTTAGCCCCAGCCTCCGACGCGTCTATCCACATTTTTCGCTCAATATCATAGTAGGGTCTAGCCCAAAACACCTCATACCTAGTGTTTAAGGCGTTCACCTCGAACTCATAGTAATTTAAGGTGTCGCCGTCGGGATCTATGAAGATCTCAGCATCCGGATCATTGTAAACTATATCGTCTTGCCTCACCACAGTGCCCCAAACATCTGGGCTCTCTATGTGGAAGCCTACGTAAAGGTATTCGTCATCCCACAGCACCTTCACCCATTTCCTTAATGGGAGCTGCTCACCGCTAACTATATCCACAAAGTTCTCTGTCTTTGCAGCCAGCCGCCACGCCCTCTCCTTCAAGAAGCCGTCAATCCTTATTTTCTCCCCCGTCTTATAGCATATAATCTTCTTCTGAACCATGAAGCCTTCTCTCTAACATCCTATTTTAAGGTTTTCTAACATCATCCTATATTCCGCCTTATTCATGAAGAACCTCAATTAAAGCATAAAGCCTTATTTACGAACAATGTTGGCGGCTGAATAAGTAAACCTTAATTATCTCCAAGGGATTATTGAAGGTTGTGAATGGAAATGTATGATGAGATAAGTGCGATGGCGAAGAGCCTAGAGAAACAGCGGGATCAGCTGCTTAAGGAGCTTAAAAGCCTAGACGAAAACTATAAGAAGGGCAAGATAAACGAGGAGACCTATAAGGCTAAGAGACACGAGATCGAGAGAGCAATAGTTGAAGTAATGGATAGACTGGCGCAGATGCGCTTCCTCATGGGAGAAGCATAGCGGAAAACTAAAAAGCGAGGCTTATAAACAATAATACAATAGCGCGTAATGGCTCCGGTAGTATAGACCGGTCAAGTATTCCGGCCTTTCGAGCCGGAGACGCGGGTTCAAATCCCGCCCGGAGCACCAGCCTCTAGGGTTCAAATCTCTTCCCCTCACTTTTAAGTCCAGCGAATATGAGTTTGGCGTGAAGAGTGAGATCTATGATTATGATGAGAGGCTTGAGCGCTACAGGCGGATTATCGCTGGATTCGGGCGTAACGGCGAGGCGGCGCTCCGCTTCCTGGATCACTTGGCAAGCCTTGGGCTTTCTATTGCTAGGCTGAGCAAGGTTGCGGGCCACCTCCTGGCTCTGTTGCGCGCCATAGACTTCAACTTGGAGGATGCTACCAGGCGGGACGTTGAGCGCGTTGTAGCGTGGATAAACAGGAATCCAAGTTATAGGGAGCTGACTAAGCGCGATAAGAAGCTGGTTCTGCGTAAGCTGATCCAGTACGCTAAGGTTGGCAGATGCGACAGGGACGCCCCGATGCCTCCTGAGGCCAGCTGGATAAAGCTGAGCGTCAGGGAGGGGAGCGGCCGG
Proteins encoded in this region:
- a CDS encoding sulfurtransferase TusA family protein, whose translation is MSSDRFKVEKAGEGLYRLDVRGLVCPYPQLLVMKALSGLSQNDILEVILDNPPSVRDIPPILEGKGYSVNVIRLNSATWKIIIQMRK
- a CDS encoding DUF2283 domain-containing protein; its protein translation is MDLAIKYDSDVDVLVLKIRDGTLANEELLDNDIILGYDKDGKLLYVEVMDASKKGLINTLLDLAKNRKEAAKLILSKIT
- a CDS encoding right-handed parallel beta-helix repeat-containing protein, encoding MIFYVSPEGRDEWSGKLPEPNEDRTDGPFATITRAKAAVRESKKSGELKGPVVVKIRGGVYWLDEPIMFAPEDSGTEENPVIYQAYEGEVPVISGGYPVSGWRIERLSSGLTAWVAEIPEVKEGGWYFKQLFVNDERRFRPRLPESGFFWIEDVPGKKPEDLSLFDGASVFKCASGDIRQWRNINDVEVIILHYWIEERIPIKSFDEKSNIVELSMKTVFALRDDFKSRFARYYVENVFEALRKPGEWYLDRASGKLYYIPLPGEDAGSSRVVAPRLSHLVKMVGRPERGQYVEHVIFKGLVFRHTEWHYSLSPQAAQSVPGAICLEGARFITIDGCRIEHVGGYGIEVGRGCSRIFITNNIFLDLGAGGIKIGEPSIPAQTYDETGYNVVFNNRIAKGGRVFHSAVGVWVGQSGHNEITHNTIHDFYYTGISVGWTWGYGPTNARCNIVERNHIYDIGHGLLSDMGGIYTLGVQPGTTIRFNLIHDVEAYGYGGWGIYLDEGSSHISVENNIVYNAMSGGFHQHYGRENIIRNNIFVLGREGQIIFSRGEEPPYIAFTFERNIVLSNGSPIFVGGYAEEFSKRNFRSNLNLFYDVSGGQIMFVESNKGRRYGLEEWRNFGYDTYSIVADPKFKDVEKHDFTLKEDSPAFKVGFKPINLEDVGARQHLNASKRY
- a CDS encoding creatininase family protein, which gives rise to MLLEHMTSLDVKEAAERGLIAILPIGSIEVHGPHMPLGTDSISAFEISRRAAEKEEAVVLPPLYYAYVLENRHFPGTISLTAKTLLTILEEICDEVARNGFKKILIVNGHGGNASLLRVFLRDSQAKKKDYVVYAVIAPWEAYDDLASELSEGRKYGHACEIETSVGLYLFGDHIKMDNVKREAKLGKTGLPKGVETAFDWQAYAVDLYVGDPRYATKEKGRLLVERMVERLAEAIRAIKNDTEVPRLLDEYCRKTYRQ
- a CDS encoding cyclophilin-like fold protein, with product MEISRIPIKIIVEGLGESRAALIRFLSPRTVDAVVRLLPLEGRAAVWQNEIYLEIPLKIGVEKPRETVKKGDLAYWPLGKAFCIFFGDMRPHTPVNLVGQIADNVEVFSRVRSGMKIRVERQP
- a CDS encoding carbohydrate-binding family 9-like protein, which translates into the protein MVQKKIICYKTGEKIRIDGFLKERAWRLAAKTENFVDIVSGEQLPLRKWVKVLWDDEYLYVGFHIESPDVWGTVVRQDDIVYNDPDAEIFIDPDGDTLNYYEFEVNALNTRYEVFWARPYYDIERKMWIDASEAGANFSWDLVGIKHAVQIYGTLNFHEDVDRGWSVEVALPWAGMRDLTRGSLPPKPGDVWRINFYCQEFRDWRKKEVDHYIWAPAGVVSCHVPSTWGYIEFSDKTV